In Desulfosporosinus youngiae DSM 17734, the genomic stretch TAGCATCCAGGTACAGGTAGGTTCAGACAAAGAAGTCTGGGTTAGGGGTATAAGTTATAAAACAGGAGTCAAGGATCTTAATCATAGCAGAGGGGTTGATTTGGTTAGAGCTTTAGAAGCAGCCGGCAACACTGTAAAAGTGGATGATCCCTTATTTTCTCCGGATGAGCTAAATGAAGCCGGCTTTAATCCAATTGATCAGCAAGAACTCAATTCTCAAGACCCTAAAGTAGATGCAGCCAGAGTAATATTAGATCGGCATAAAGCCTTAGAAGCTAAGGGACTACCACTCATATAGAAACGGGTGGTCTTGAACAGGGAATAAAGGACGGAAGTTTTTGACAGTAGGAATGCTTATGACAATAAATAAGTGGAAAAGGAGCAATATGATGGCTAAGATTTTAGTGACAGGCAGTAGAGGCACGTTAGGAACACGATTGGTAGAAGTACTCAAATATAGAGGACATGATGTTTGGGAAGTTGATTTGCAGCATTATCTTGGGGAGAAATATATTAGGGCGGATATCTCTGAATATCGTCAGCTAGAACGGGTATTTGAACAGGACTATGATTATGTCTTTCATTTAGCCGCTGAATTTGGTCGCATTAATGGAGAGCATTATTACGACACTCTCTGGAAAACAAATGTGATCGGAACAAGAAACATCTTAGAATGGCAGTTGAAGAAGGGTTTTAAATTAATCTTTACAAGTTCCTCTGAAATCTATGGAGAAGCAACGGAGCCTTTATTAACGGAAGATTTGCCCCTGAAAAAGACGATCATTCAGCATAATGATTATGCTTTAACTAAGTGGGCAAATGAGGTGCAAGTGATCAACTTTGAAAAGAAATACGAATCTCCGATTGTTAGATTGCGCCTATTCAATGCTTATGGTCCCGGAGAATATTACCATTCCTATCGCAGTGTTGTTTGCCTCTTTATTTATCGGGCCTTAAAGGCTATTCCTTACGAAGTTTATGAAGGTTACTATCGAGTCTTTATGTATGTAGATGACCTAATTCCGACCATAGCTAACGCAGCTCATAACTTTAAACCAGGTGAAGTCTATAATATTGGGGGTACGGAATACCGCAGTGTCAAAGATTTAAGTGATTTAGTGCTTAAATATACAGGGGGCAATCCGAAGCTGGTCAAATATCTTCCAGAAGATAAGCACAATACGGTTAGTAAACGGCCGGATATCAGCAAAGCGAAGGAGGATCTGGTCCACGAACCTAAGGTGCTTCTTGAAGAAGGACTGCCTAAAACCGTAGAGTGGATGAAAGCGATATATCCTAACTGATATTAGGCTGGGAATGTTCAGCCAAACTTCAGATGGAGTATGAAACTCCATCTGAAGTAAGTTTTATTATTACAAGGAGGGAGTACGCCAATGCCAACGCCTAAAGTTAGTGTCGTCATCCCCACATATAATCACGCTCGTTATCTGCTCTATGCGCTGGATAGCGTCCTTAATCAGAGTTATGCAAATCTTGAGGTCATAGTAATAGACGATGGGTCCACAGATGGGACATCCGAAGTAGTGAAGCCCTATTTCTCAAGGATTAACTATATCTATAAGGCCAATGGAGGAACCCCCAATGCTTTAAATTATGGTTTATCGCTGGCAACAGGCAAGTATATTTGTTGGTTAAGTGCTGATGACGCATTGATAGAAGACAAGATTTCTAAACAAGTCGGACTGATGGAAAGCGATCCCAGCTTGGGCTTTAGCTACACGAGCTTTATAGTTATTGATGCTAATGGCACAAAGCAATATGATGTCAATTCGCCGTATTATCCTAACAAACAGGAAATGGTGACGAAGCTTATGGAAGGCTGTTTTATAAACGGGTCTTCCGTGATGATGAGAAGCTCTTCGTTAAAGACAGTAGGAAATTTCGACGAAGGCTTGCCCCAAGCTCATGATTATGATTTGTGGTTTCGATTTCTTCGGCATTACAATTGCGGATTTCTGGCAGAGCCTCTTTTGGCTTACCGCTGGCACGGTAAAAATATGAGTAGAAATCCCATTAATGAATGTATATCAATTGTTCAAGAAAGAGCGAAAAGGTCATTTCCCGAGTGGTTAAGTTAATATTTTCGGAGTCAAATTAAGCTTATTGCATTTCAGATTTATTATAGGTCTGTAATGAATCTTATTCCTATTTATTACAGACTTATTTGCATTAAAATCTATACAATTTAATTGAAGAGGATAATCGGTTTAACAACTATATCCTAGGATTATCAACAATAGTAAGGAGGCATATAATGGCTTCGTTAACAACCGGATTGATTGAGAATACCGGAGTTTCCGGTCTGCGACCTTGTTCGACGATTATGGTAAGAGTCCTTAATACCGACTTGATAAATGCTACTATTCGAATAAGCGGATATTATTGGGTTGGAACGACTAAAAAAGAGTACGTTTTAGATTTATTAACTGTGACACCTGGAGAAGTTTCAAATAATAACTATTACGCACAGTTTGACATTTTTGAATTTCAATTTATTACCAGCTCAGATGCCATAGAAATCTCAGTTTTTGGGAAGGATGATGCTGGAAACTCGACTGCCGTTTATAATGTGATGCCGGCCCAACTTTCTCCAATCGGTATGGAAAGAACGGCATCAGAAGCAGCGAAAATGACGATTCCCAACGCCCTTAACCGAATTTATGTTCTAAACTCTGGCAGCAACAATATCTCAGTCATCGACGGAACTTCCAATACCTTTATAGGAAACGTAATAGTTGGTTCGGGACCCTTTGGCATAGGAGCAAATCAGATAACGAACCGTATTTATGTAGCAAACTTTGGCAGCAACAATGTCTCAGTCATTGACGGGAGCTCTAATAGGGTCGTGACCACTATTACTGTGGGGTCCAATCCAGTAGGATTAGGGATTAATCCTACGACTAACAAGATATATGTAACGAACTGGGGCAGTCGTAGTGTTTCAGTTATTGATGGATTCACCCATGTTGTTATAGCAACTATCATGGTAGATGCATCTCCGGAAGGAGTGAATGTGAATCCGACGACAAACCTCATCTATATTACAAATCATAGCAGCAATAATGTTTCAGTCATCGACGGAAGCACTAATTCGGTCATAGCTATCGTAAATTTAGTGAACTAAAATTAAGAGCTCAAGCATAGATTGGCTGAAGGGCAGTAATGCTCGTATATGTAATGCATTGTTTATATTGAAAGGGAATCTTGCGATGAAGATTATGACTATTTTAGGTACACGTCCGGAAATCATTCGCTTAAGCCGGATTATTCCTCGTTTAGATGAACTTTGTGAGCATATCTTTGTGCATACCGGTCAGAATTTCGATTATAGGTTAAACGAACTATTTTTTAATGACTTAAAATTACGATCTCCGGATTACACCCTAGACTGCCAGGCGTTAAGCCTGATGGGGCAAATTGGAGAAATACTTCATAAGTGCGAACAGGTAATGCTCCAACAAAAACCTGACCGCCTGCTTATTTTAGGTGATACAAACAGCGCATTAGCGGCGATGGCAGCCAAACGGCTGGGTATTCCCGTTTACCATATGGAGGCGGGTAATCGCTGTTATGATGACCGGGTTCCAGAGGAAATCAACCGTCGAGTAATTGATCATTGTAGTGATATTTTAATGCCCTATACGGAACGAAGCCGAGCTAATTTGCTGAAGGAAGGGATTGACGGAAATCGCATTTATGTTACTGGTAATCCCATAGGGGAAGTTCTAAGCTATTATTCAGCGGAAATTGAACAAAGCAAAATTCTGCAAACGATGGAGGTAGAATCTAAAGGCTATTTCCTCGTAACCTTACACCGGGCTGAAAACGTCGATGATGAGGAACGTCTGAGCAAATTTATAACTGCTTTGCATAGATTATATGCTGAATACGAAATACCACTTATTTGCAGCCTGCATCCCCGCACTCGCTCTCAATTGGAGAAACAAAGCAAGACTTTTGCAGGGGCTGGCATTCAGATCGTACCCCCCTTAGGGCTTTTTGATTTCGTTTGTTTAGAGCAAAATGCGTTCTGTGTTCTCAGTGATAGCGGAACGGTTCAAGAGGAATGCAGTCTATATAAAATTCCAAATGTAACATTAAGGGATGTGACAGAAAGACCGGAAACAGTAGAGGCTGGAAGTAATCTAATTGCCGGTTGTGAACCTGTAGCCATCTCGCGAGCAGTGAAAACGGTTATAAGTCAAGGATGCGACTGGGAACCGCCTTTAGAGTATAGGGTACAAAATGTAAGTGGAAAGGTGCTGAAAATTCTTCTGAGCGGCTAAATAATTAATCAATGACATTTTCCTTGAATATGAAGCCGTCTTCTCATAGAATTAATTTTATGAGGAGACGGCCTTCCAATAAAAAGACTAGTAATCGAGGAGTAAACTATTTCATATATAAAAATATACAACTTAAGTGTAAGCTGGTTCCGTACTTAATTACTGTTGCAAGAATTCTTGGACATAAAGGTTTCCATAAGTGCTTCCATAAGCTATCCCTACGCCCACATGTGTGAAGCGAGGATCTAAAATGTTTGCCCTATGTCCTGGGCTTTGCATAAGTGCCGCCATTGAGGACGGGACGGATTTGTTCCCGGAAATGTTTTCTCCAGCCCAGCGCACTGTAATGCCTGCTTGCTGCATCATAGCCCAGGGGCTGCCGTAAGTCGGAGAGGTGTGACTGAAGTAGTTGTTTACTTTCATATCGTTAGCCTTGGCGCGTCCCACTGCAGCCAGGCGCAGGTCAGCTATTACCGGATTCAGGCCGGCGGCAAGTCGTTCCTGATTGATCATGTCCACCATGAGTTGTTCGTCAGCCGTTAGTGCTGACACAGGAGGAATTAAGTTGACTGTTTGGTCAGGTGAAGGTGTTGGGGCAGGAGCAGGAGCAGGCGTTGGAGCAACAGGGATAGTGTTAATTTTATTATAGTTTTTTAAGGAAACAACATTTCCGCTCTGATTAGATGGTGACGATCCAATATTTACATATGAAGTGTTTGGTGTGGAGACAGTCGTTGGATTTCCTTGAATAGGAGCAGGAGTAGAAGTTACCGGAGTTGTTGCAGGAGCGGAAGACCGCAGAGTAACAACAGAACCTGATAACTTAAGAGGAGCGCCTACAAGCATGCCTGCTTGAACCGGCAAGGCGATTCCTGTCAATAAAACGCCCATTTGAATGCCCATTAATAACTTTGCTACTTTTTTCACTTGTAAAGTCCTCCTAGATTGTATTCTCGAGACAACTGCAGTATACCATGACAAGTTGTCTCCTGAAACTGGTATATTATAGAAGGATTAGTTGGTACCCTTTAATGAGTTATAAATTTCCCTCAAGCAATAAAAAGCGCTATAATAAAACAGATATTAATTTGGTGAAGAGTATTTCAATTTGATGCTGAGTTAAGTGTCTTTCCTGAGCGAGGTACTGATCTTTTTGCGGATTTAGAGAGGGTGGATTCTGGTGCAGGCCAAAGTAGTACTGAAATTTTGCCCGGACTATACAGCGGATGTGGAAAAGAGTTTAAGGGAAGGTTTAGCTGAATGGGGCGGCATGCCCACATTCGTGAAGCCTGGACAGAAGGTTTTGCTTAAAGTAAATCTTCTCATGAAAAAGCGGCCAGAGGAAGCAGTTACGACTCACCCTAGCGTTGTTGAGGCCGTTGTCCGGCTTGTTCAGGAAGCCGGAGGGATACCCATCATTGGCGACAGCCCAGGTGGTCCCTATACAGTGGGAGCCCTTCAGGCGATCTATTCAAAGTCGGGCCTACGAGAAGTTGCGGAGCGGACTGGAGCAATTCTAAACGAAGATGTCGGACAAACTACATTACAATATCCCGAAGGGAAAATCATTAAGAGCTTAACCGTCACGAATTGTGTATTAAATGCAGATGTCGTGATCCCTATCTCAAAGCTAAAAACCCATGGCATGATGACCTTCACGGGGGCGGTCAAGATTTTGTTCGGGGTTATCCCGGGTCTCTTAAAAGCAGAGTATCATTTAAAGATGTTTAAAATCTCGGATTTTGCAGATCTTTTGGTGGATATTGCTGCTTGGGTAAAACCAGCCCTGAGTATTATGGATGGGGTCGTGGGGATGGAGGGGGACGGACCGTCAGCAGGTAAACCACGAAATATTGGAGCGCTTATTATGAGTACGGATCCTTTCGCTCTAGATGTGGTTGCCACAGATTTAATTGGTTTAATACCTAAAAAGGTCCCAACCATAATGGCGGCGCGTGCCCGAGGTCTGACAAGCCACCTTAATGAAATAGAATTGAAAGGGGACGCACGTTCTCTTTGGAGGATTCAAAATTACATAATTCCAAAAGCAGTATCTACGAATTTCTTAGACATGGTTCCTCTGCCGGAGAGCGTAAAGAATTTTGTGCTAAATCGTGTACGTCCTTATCCAAAGTTTGAGCACGAGATGTGTGTAGGGTGCAGTGACTGTGTCAATAATTGTCCG encodes the following:
- a CDS encoding NAD-dependent epimerase/dehydratase family protein gives rise to the protein MAKILVTGSRGTLGTRLVEVLKYRGHDVWEVDLQHYLGEKYIRADISEYRQLERVFEQDYDYVFHLAAEFGRINGEHYYDTLWKTNVIGTRNILEWQLKKGFKLIFTSSSEIYGEATEPLLTEDLPLKKTIIQHNDYALTKWANEVQVINFEKKYESPIVRLRLFNAYGPGEYYHSYRSVVCLFIYRALKAIPYEVYEGYYRVFMYVDDLIPTIANAAHNFKPGEVYNIGGTEYRSVKDLSDLVLKYTGGNPKLVKYLPEDKHNTVSKRPDISKAKEDLVHEPKVLLEEGLPKTVEWMKAIYPN
- a CDS encoding glycosyltransferase, whose protein sequence is MPTPKVSVVIPTYNHARYLLYALDSVLNQSYANLEVIVIDDGSTDGTSEVVKPYFSRINYIYKANGGTPNALNYGLSLATGKYICWLSADDALIEDKISKQVGLMESDPSLGFSYTSFIVIDANGTKQYDVNSPYYPNKQEMVTKLMEGCFINGSSVMMRSSSLKTVGNFDEGLPQAHDYDLWFRFLRHYNCGFLAEPLLAYRWHGKNMSRNPINECISIVQERAKRSFPEWLS
- a CDS encoding YncE family protein — translated: MASLTTGLIENTGVSGLRPCSTIMVRVLNTDLINATIRISGYYWVGTTKKEYVLDLLTVTPGEVSNNNYYAQFDIFEFQFITSSDAIEISVFGKDDAGNSTAVYNVMPAQLSPIGMERTASEAAKMTIPNALNRIYVLNSGSNNISVIDGTSNTFIGNVIVGSGPFGIGANQITNRIYVANFGSNNVSVIDGSSNRVVTTITVGSNPVGLGINPTTNKIYVTNWGSRSVSVIDGFTHVVIATIMVDASPEGVNVNPTTNLIYITNHSSNNVSVIDGSTNSVIAIVNLVN
- the wecB gene encoding non-hydrolyzing UDP-N-acetylglucosamine 2-epimerase; translation: MKIMTILGTRPEIIRLSRIIPRLDELCEHIFVHTGQNFDYRLNELFFNDLKLRSPDYTLDCQALSLMGQIGEILHKCEQVMLQQKPDRLLILGDTNSALAAMAAKRLGIPVYHMEAGNRCYDDRVPEEINRRVIDHCSDILMPYTERSRANLLKEGIDGNRIYVTGNPIGEVLSYYSAEIEQSKILQTMEVESKGYFLVTLHRAENVDDEERLSKFITALHRLYAEYEIPLICSLHPRTRSQLEKQSKTFAGAGIQIVPPLGLFDFVCLEQNAFCVLSDSGTVQEECSLYKIPNVTLRDVTERPETVEAGSNLIAGCEPVAISRAVKTVISQGCDWEPPLEYRVQNVSGKVLKILLSG
- a CDS encoding CAP domain-containing protein; amino-acid sequence: MKKVAKLLMGIQMGVLLTGIALPVQAGMLVGAPLKLSGSVVTLRSSAPATTPVTSTPAPIQGNPTTVSTPNTSYVNIGSSPSNQSGNVVSLKNYNKINTIPVAPTPAPAPAPTPSPDQTVNLIPPVSALTADEQLMVDMINQERLAAGLNPVIADLRLAAVGRAKANDMKVNNYFSHTSPTYGSPWAMMQQAGITVRWAGENISGNKSVPSSMAALMQSPGHRANILDPRFTHVGVGIAYGSTYGNLYVQEFLQQ
- a CDS encoding DUF362 domain-containing protein, giving the protein MQAKVVLKFCPDYTADVEKSLREGLAEWGGMPTFVKPGQKVLLKVNLLMKKRPEEAVTTHPSVVEAVVRLVQEAGGIPIIGDSPGGPYTVGALQAIYSKSGLREVAERTGAILNEDVGQTTLQYPEGKIIKSLTVTNCVLNADVVIPISKLKTHGMMTFTGAVKILFGVIPGLLKAEYHLKMFKISDFADLLVDIAAWVKPALSIMDGVVGMEGDGPSAGKPRNIGALIMSTDPFALDVVATDLIGLIPKKVPTIMAARARGLTSHLNEIELKGDARSLWRIQNYIIPKAVSTNFLDMVPLPESVKNFVLNRVRPYPKFEHEMCVGCSDCVNNCPPKAVAMNENQRPLVDLQACIRCFCCQELCPHHAVKLCKPWLGRKFIK